ATGTGGTGCTCGGCGGCGCGGGGCGCCTCGCCGGGACCGTCGTCACCGCCGACGGCATCCCGGTGCGCGACGCCGCCGTCACCCTCACCGATGTCCGCGGCGAGGTGGTCGCGTCCACCCGCAGCGGCCGCGAGGGCGGCTATGTGATCTCGGAGTTGGTGGCCGGCGAGTACACCCTCGCGGCCAGCGCCCCCGCCTTCAGGCCCGCCGCGCTGCCGGTGAGCGTGCAGGCGGCCAGGGAGACCCGGCAGGACATCGAGCTCGCCGGTGGAGCGGTGCTGCGCGGTGTCGTACGGGCGAGCGGCGGCCGGCCCGTCGAGGACGCACGGGTCACGCTGCTGGACGCGGCGGGCAATGTCGTCGACACGCTCACCACCGGGCCCGACGGCGCATTCCGGTTCGTGGACCTGTCCACCGGTGAGTACACGGTGATCGCGGCCGGGTATCCGCCGGTGGCCACCGTCCTCCAGGTCGCGGGCGGCGGCCGGACCGAACGCGACCTCCAACTGGGGCACGAGGACTGATCGTTCCGGGGGCCGGCCGGCCGGGCACCCAGACCGGGCCGTTCCGCGCGCGTCCGGGTGCGCCGGGCGCACCACCCCCGGGGGCGATTGTGCCGATGACCGGCGGGCGCCGGACGCGGAGCCGTACCGTGGAGTCACGTACCGCAGAGAGTCGCGGTGGGGAAGGAGCCTTCCGCCCATGGATCTCGGTGTGCCGCCGCAGAGGACACCGCAGCCGCGCGACGCCGCGGCCGGCCGCGTGCCGCTGGCCGTGGTGGTGGTCGACGCGGACGGGCTCGTCTCGCACTGGTCGACCGGCGCGAGACGGCTCTTCGGCGTCACCAGACAGGAGGCACTCGGCTGCCCGGCCGGTGAACTCCTGCCGGTGTACGGGGCGTTGGGGAAGGACGGCGGACTCGGAGACGGCGGACTCGCGGGCGACAGGGCCCATGAGGAGTTCGGCCCCGAGCTCGACAGCTCACTCAGCGGGACGGTCGCCTACCCGGCTGCGGGCCGGGCCAGGGTCGACGAGGCCGGGCGCGGCCGGATCGATGTCCTGTGGTGGGCCTATCCACTGGTCGGACCGGGTTCGGAGCGGCTGCTGGTGCTCGCCGCCGATGCCGCCCAGCTGCGCGACGGCGACCGGGGCGAGGGACGGGACACCGAGACGATCGCCCCCGGCTTCGCGCTGCACACCGACTTTCCCGGCTATCAGGAGCTGGCGGGCCGGCTGCCCGAGATCCTGCCCAGCATGAGCGTCCACGAGGCGACCAGGATCGTCTCCCAGGTCCTCGAACTCGGATACCCCGTCCTGGAGTTCAGCCACCTCGACCAGGTCCCGGTCACCCCCGACTGGGGAGTGCCGCGACGGAACACACGCCGTCCGGCCGGGAGCCCGCCGGGCGACGGCGACGGACCGCCCGCACCCCTCGCCGTCCCCCGCCCCGAACTCGACCTCGAATACGCGGCGGTCCGCGAGCGGCTGGAATTCCTCAACGAGGTCAGCGGCCGCATCGGCACCTCCCTCGACCTGGAACGCACCATCCGCGAGGTCACCAGCGCCGCCGTACCCCGCTTCACCGACTTCGCGGGTACGCATCTGCGCGCCGCGGTCCTGGCCGGCGAGGGCTTCCCGGACGGGCCGCCCGACGTCACCACCATCTGGCACCGGGTCTGGGTCGAACACAACGACGAACCCGGCCGCTGGGACGACACCGTCCCGGTCGGCGAATCCATCGCCTTCCCCGAACACACCCCGTTCTTCCAGTGCATGGTCACCGGCGAGCCCGTCCTCATCCCGTACGCCAGCGAGGAGCTGAGCAACCGGATCTCGGACGAGTTCGAGAAGCGTGACCTGCGCCCGCTGATCACCCGTCGATCCCTGCTGATCGCGCCGCTCAAGGCCCGTGACGTGGTCCTCGGCTTCATGGTCCTGATGCGCCGCCCCGGCCGCGAGCCCTTCGACGACATGGACCGCACCACGGGCGCCGAACTCGCCGCCCGCGCGGGGCTCGTACTCGACAACGCCCGCATGTACACCTACCAGGAGAACGTGGCGGAGACCCTCCAGGACAGCATGCTGCCCCAGGTCGAACCACGGATGGCCGGCTGCGACATCGCCACCCGCTATCTGCCCGGTGCCCGGCTCGGAAGGGTCGGCGGCGACTGGTTCGACTCGGTGAAACTCCCCGGCTCCCGCACCGCGCTCGTCGTCGGCGACGTCATGGGCCACGGCCTCAACTCGGCCGCGATGATGGGCCAGTTGCGCACCGCCGTGCTGACCATGGCCACCATGGAGATGCCACCGGCCCAACTGCTTCGCAACCTCGACGACCTGGCGCAGCGCCTCGGCGAGCAGTATCTGGCGACCTGCCTCTACGCCGTCTACGACCCGATCCGCTCCGAGGTGCAGATCGCCAACGCCGGGCACATCCCGCCGGTGCTGGTCCGCGCCGAGGACGGCCGCGCCGAACTCCTCGCCCTGCCCACCGGCGCTCCCATCGGCGTCGGCGGTGTCGCCTTCGAGACCGCGACCGTACGGGTACGGCCGGGCGACCGTCTCGTCCTGTGCACCGACGGCCTCGTCGAGGTGCGCGGCCAGGACATCGGCGCGGGACTCGCCGCACTGTGTGCCTCCGCGGCCCACCCCGCCGCCTCGATGGACGACGCCT
This sequence is a window from Streptomyces sp. NBC_01217. Protein-coding genes within it:
- a CDS encoding ATP-binding SpoIIE family protein phosphatase, producing the protein MDLGVPPQRTPQPRDAAAGRVPLAVVVVDADGLVSHWSTGARRLFGVTRQEALGCPAGELLPVYGALGKDGGLGDGGLAGDRAHEEFGPELDSSLSGTVAYPAAGRARVDEAGRGRIDVLWWAYPLVGPGSERLLVLAADAAQLRDGDRGEGRDTETIAPGFALHTDFPGYQELAGRLPEILPSMSVHEATRIVSQVLELGYPVLEFSHLDQVPVTPDWGVPRRNTRRPAGSPPGDGDGPPAPLAVPRPELDLEYAAVRERLEFLNEVSGRIGTSLDLERTIREVTSAAVPRFTDFAGTHLRAAVLAGEGFPDGPPDVTTIWHRVWVEHNDEPGRWDDTVPVGESIAFPEHTPFFQCMVTGEPVLIPYASEELSNRISDEFEKRDLRPLITRRSLLIAPLKARDVVLGFMVLMRRPGREPFDDMDRTTGAELAARAGLVLDNARMYTYQENVAETLQDSMLPQVEPRMAGCDIATRYLPGARLGRVGGDWFDSVKLPGSRTALVVGDVMGHGLNSAAMMGQLRTAVLTMATMEMPPAQLLRNLDDLAQRLGEQYLATCLYAVYDPIRSEVQIANAGHIPPVLVRAEDGRAELLALPTGAPIGVGGVAFETATVRVRPGDRLVLCTDGLVEVRGQDIGAGLAALCASAAHPAASMDDACDTIIRALNPSGGRKDDVALLMARLNGIPDGDVAEWQLALDPREVARSRRLVRGKLLDWDLPDAVEAAELMVSELVTNAVKHGRTHHIGLRLVRTGALLCEVSDDEPAPAALLDAAAHDEHGRGLLVVSSLAREWGTSTTAHGKTVWFEQALSRIPRPRSHTW